A section of the Enterococcus montenegrensis genome encodes:
- a CDS encoding glutamate-5-semialdehyde dehydrogenase has protein sequence MFDLTVLGQQAKKSSRQLALMSTTRKNELLELMAQALLANKTDILAANQKDLDNASDNGISAVMQDRLRLTSQRIEEMASGIRQVISLADPIGEVEKMWKNTDGLMIGRQKVPLGVIGIIYESRPNVTTDAASLCFKTGNAVILRGGKEAFYSNQILVAVLQNALKSAGVDENAVQFVSDTSHDVANQMMRLTEYLDVLIPRGGAGLIRRVKETATVPVIETGTGNNHIYVDKDAQLEMAIKITDNAKTQRPSVCNAAETLLIHQDVAAEFLPKIAAKLAEHNVELHADKRAIAYLPQAVAAKEEDWSTEYLDYIMAVKVVDSIDEAIDHINRYNTKHSEAIITDNYFASQKFLNEVDAAAVYVNASTRFTDGFVFGFGAEIGISTQKLHARGPMGLEELTSTKYIIYGDGQIRE, from the coding sequence ATGTTTGATTTAACCGTTTTAGGGCAACAGGCTAAAAAAAGTTCCCGGCAATTGGCACTCATGTCCACAACACGCAAAAATGAATTATTGGAATTAATGGCACAAGCGCTTTTGGCTAATAAAACAGATATTTTAGCTGCCAATCAAAAAGACTTGGACAACGCAAGTGATAACGGTATCTCAGCTGTGATGCAAGATCGCTTGCGCTTAACTAGCCAGCGTATTGAGGAAATGGCGAGCGGCATCCGCCAAGTTATTTCATTGGCTGATCCAATTGGTGAAGTGGAAAAAATGTGGAAAAACACGGATGGTTTGATGATTGGGCGTCAAAAAGTGCCTTTAGGGGTCATCGGCATCATTTACGAATCACGGCCAAATGTGACCACCGATGCAGCGAGTTTGTGTTTTAAAACCGGCAACGCTGTGATTTTACGTGGTGGCAAAGAAGCCTTTTATTCCAACCAGATTTTAGTAGCTGTGTTACAAAACGCCTTAAAAAGTGCTGGCGTTGATGAAAATGCAGTACAATTTGTCTCTGACACAAGCCATGATGTCGCCAACCAAATGATGCGGCTAACCGAATACTTAGATGTTTTAATTCCTCGTGGCGGCGCAGGCCTCATTCGCCGCGTCAAAGAAACAGCAACAGTACCCGTAATCGAAACTGGCACTGGAAACAATCATATCTACGTGGATAAAGATGCGCAATTGGAAATGGCGATAAAAATTACCGACAACGCCAAAACACAACGTCCTTCTGTTTGTAACGCTGCTGAAACCTTACTAATTCACCAGGACGTTGCCGCCGAATTTTTGCCAAAAATTGCGGCCAAATTAGCAGAACACAACGTTGAGTTACACGCTGATAAAAGAGCAATCGCCTATTTACCACAAGCCGTTGCGGCCAAAGAAGAAGACTGGTCAACAGAATATTTGGACTACATTATGGCTGTTAAAGTCGTGGATTCCATCGATGAAGCCATTGATCATATTAATCGCTACAATACCAAACACTCAGAAGCAATTATCACGGATAATTACTTCGCTAGCCAAAAATTCTTAAACGAAGTAGACGCAGCCGCAGTTTATGTGAATGCTTCAACCCGCTTTACCGATGGTTTTGTCTTTGGCTTTGGTGCTGAAATTGGCATTTCCACCCAAAAACTACACGCCCGCGGGCCAATGGGCTTAGAAGAGTTAACCTCTACCAAATACATCATCTACGGCGATGGCCAAATCCGGGAATAA
- a CDS encoding HAD-IC family P-type ATPase, translating to MKWYQLTTQQVLQKFNSTPAGLTKNRQQQLAKYGENKIAESKQVKPWQKVLKHFTDLLMLVLLFAAILKFVTGDYVEGSIILLVVVVNGFVGYWQERKAEESLDGLKQMMSQEAVVLIDGQKETIATTSIVPGDIVYLKAGDVVPADLRLVEVHELVVEEAILTGESEAVEKNEDAISQEVMAGDQKNMVFSGTLVQAGSALAVAVATGNDTEIGKINQALQSVTGTTTPLVRKMHQLNKQIFRGIMVLILFLVFFTTFLYGIEMNILFSAMIALIVAMIPEGLPAVLTMILSLGVKEMAEENAIIKSMPSVETLGSMTVICSDKTGTLTKNEMTVVKTSSNDESLLMEIMNNCQDLKLQDDQAVAQLKGNPTELALLQYVAAENLTLKKQIGKLPFSSSYKYMATLHPFSATENIVFVKGAPEVLLAKAQLPQADVTAWQKKASKLAKKGQRVLAFAAKKIDAQIELTHEVLTKLDFVGIAGIIDPPKESAIRAVKETQAAKITVKMITGDHKDTAQAIGKEIGLKHTDQVLEGIEIDQLTDKQLAQVVTKVDVFARTTPNHKLRIVTALQNNGEVVGMTGDGVNDAPALKKADIGIAMGIKGSEVTKQAADMVLADDNFHTIAKAVKEGRRIFDNLKKTINFFLPSALSQGLIVVIALLLNQPLPLTPVQILWVNMVTTITLSYALGFEKASKDTMNRPPRAANEGILNGYSLFRIVYVSCVIVLPAYFIALQFEGTALQQTILLQTIVMSQAVYMLNCRELLNPAINKSMLQNKALFISLALLLVLQTTVVFAPFAQNLIGTTSLNLTQQLLVLTNVAVLFGIVEVEKWLTRRWVKSFAVQDVS from the coding sequence ATGAAATGGTATCAATTAACGACCCAACAAGTTTTACAAAAATTTAACAGTACCCCTGCTGGTTTAACAAAAAATCGCCAACAGCAGCTAGCAAAATATGGTGAAAACAAAATTGCAGAAAGTAAGCAGGTAAAACCTTGGCAAAAGGTTTTAAAACATTTTACGGATTTACTGATGCTCGTCTTGCTCTTTGCGGCAATTTTAAAATTTGTGACCGGCGACTATGTTGAAGGCAGCATTATTTTACTTGTCGTAGTGGTAAATGGTTTTGTCGGCTACTGGCAAGAGCGCAAAGCCGAAGAATCTTTGGATGGCTTAAAGCAGATGATGAGTCAAGAGGCAGTAGTTTTGATTGACGGACAAAAAGAAACGATCGCAACAACTTCCATTGTGCCCGGAGATATCGTCTATTTAAAAGCAGGGGATGTGGTACCTGCGGACTTACGCTTAGTGGAAGTCCACGAGCTCGTAGTAGAAGAAGCGATTTTAACCGGTGAATCTGAAGCAGTAGAAAAAAATGAAGACGCAATTTCCCAAGAAGTAATGGCGGGTGATCAAAAGAACATGGTCTTTTCTGGGACGTTGGTGCAAGCAGGATCGGCATTGGCAGTTGCGGTTGCAACCGGCAATGACACAGAAATTGGCAAAATTAATCAGGCGTTGCAGTCTGTTACAGGTACCACGACACCGCTCGTTCGAAAAATGCATCAGCTAAATAAGCAAATTTTCCGCGGCATCATGGTGTTGATTTTATTTCTAGTATTCTTTACGACATTTCTATACGGTATAGAAATGAACATATTGTTTTCTGCTATGATTGCTTTAATTGTTGCCATGATTCCAGAAGGATTACCGGCAGTTTTGACGATGATTTTATCTTTAGGGGTAAAAGAGATGGCCGAAGAAAATGCGATCATCAAAAGCATGCCTTCAGTCGAAACATTAGGATCTATGACGGTGATTTGTTCAGATAAAACCGGAACGTTAACCAAAAATGAAATGACTGTAGTCAAAACCAGCAGCAATGATGAATCTTTACTCATGGAGATTATGAATAACTGTCAAGATTTGAAATTACAAGACGATCAAGCGGTCGCACAATTAAAAGGGAATCCTACTGAATTGGCTTTGTTGCAGTATGTGGCGGCTGAAAATTTGACTTTGAAAAAGCAAATTGGCAAATTACCCTTTAGTTCTAGCTACAAATATATGGCAACATTACATCCGTTTTCGGCAACAGAAAATATCGTCTTTGTAAAAGGCGCACCAGAAGTTTTACTGGCTAAAGCACAGTTACCGCAAGCAGATGTAACCGCGTGGCAAAAAAAGGCATCCAAACTGGCAAAAAAAGGGCAACGGGTCTTGGCCTTTGCGGCTAAAAAAATAGATGCCCAAATAGAATTGACCCACGAGGTTTTAACGAAGCTTGATTTTGTTGGCATTGCTGGGATCATCGATCCGCCAAAAGAAAGTGCCATTCGCGCTGTAAAAGAAACCCAAGCAGCAAAAATTACAGTGAAAATGATTACCGGTGATCACAAAGATACCGCTCAAGCGATAGGAAAAGAAATTGGGCTAAAACATACGGATCAAGTTTTAGAAGGAATTGAGATTGATCAATTAACCGATAAGCAATTGGCTCAAGTCGTGACAAAAGTGGATGTTTTTGCCCGCACTACGCCTAATCACAAGTTGCGTATTGTCACGGCGTTACAAAATAATGGTGAAGTTGTGGGGATGACCGGTGACGGGGTGAATGACGCGCCAGCCTTAAAAAAAGCGGATATTGGAATTGCAATGGGGATCAAAGGAAGTGAAGTCACAAAGCAGGCCGCGGATATGGTTTTAGCAGATGATAATTTCCATACGATTGCCAAAGCAGTAAAAGAAGGACGCCGTATTTTTGATAACTTGAAAAAAACCATCAACTTTTTCTTACCATCGGCCTTATCACAAGGGTTGATCGTCGTCATTGCTTTATTATTAAATCAGCCGTTACCGCTGACACCCGTACAGATTTTATGGGTCAATATGGTGACAACCATCACCCTTTCGTATGCATTAGGTTTTGAAAAAGCCAGCAAAGACACGATGAATCGTCCGCCGCGAGCAGCAAATGAAGGTATCTTAAATGGTTACAGTCTGTTTCGAATTGTGTATGTTTCCTGCGTGATCGTCCTGCCAGCCTACTTTATTGCTTTGCAATTTGAAGGGACCGCATTACAGCAGACGATTTTATTACAAACAATTGTCATGTCACAGGCGGTATATATGTTAAATTGCCGCGAATTGTTAAATCCGGCCATTAATAAAAGTATGCTGCAAAATAAAGCGTTGTTTATTTCGCTAGCCCTCTTGTTGGTGCTGCAAACAACCGTGGTCTTTGCGCCATTTGCGCAGAATTTAATCGGTACAACCAGCTTGAATTTAACCCAACAATTACTCGTCTTAACCAACGTCGCTGTTTTATTTGGGATTGTTGAAGTAGAAAAGTGGCTGACCAGGCGCTGGGTTAAAAGTTTCGCTGTTCAAGACGTAAGCTAA
- a CDS encoding MFS transporter — MKNYQQTIYACFLAYIVQAVVNNFAPLLFLTFQTQFHIPLTQITLLVTFNFLLQLIIDFAAIFFVDKIGYRISIVAAHLFAGAGLVGLALFPIIFATPFIALLAAVSLYAIGGGLLEVLVSPIVEACPTDHKEKTMSLLHSFYCWGVVGVVGLSTFFIAFLGIENWPYLAVIWAILPFCNALFFTKVPLRPLVAEGAGLSIKALFKLKSFWLFLGLMVCAGASEQSVSQWASTFAEKGLHVSKVVGDLAGPLLFAFMMGLSRIFYGKYGHKLALQRFMTISGILCVASYLLIGLSTSAPFGFLGCALSGLAVGIMWPGTFSLTARTIPNGGTALFAYLALAGDLGCSIGPTVVGFVSAAADNQLRFGILGGIIFPVGLVVGVYLLRQMYRRRKLIVLQD, encoded by the coding sequence ATGAAAAATTATCAACAAACGATTTACGCCTGTTTTTTGGCTTACATCGTGCAAGCGGTCGTCAATAATTTTGCCCCATTATTATTTTTAACTTTTCAAACACAGTTTCATATTCCCTTAACCCAAATTACGCTTTTGGTAACCTTCAATTTCTTATTGCAATTAATCATAGATTTTGCGGCAATCTTTTTTGTGGATAAAATTGGCTATCGCATTTCCATCGTGGCAGCACATCTTTTTGCTGGTGCGGGGTTAGTGGGATTGGCGCTTTTTCCAATAATTTTTGCCACACCTTTTATCGCGCTGTTGGCTGCGGTGAGTTTGTATGCGATTGGGGGCGGCTTATTAGAAGTACTAGTGAGTCCAATTGTAGAAGCCTGTCCAACAGACCATAAAGAGAAAACCATGAGTTTACTGCATTCCTTTTATTGCTGGGGTGTTGTTGGCGTCGTGGGACTTTCCACTTTTTTCATTGCCTTTTTAGGGATTGAAAACTGGCCTTATTTGGCTGTGATATGGGCAATTTTGCCTTTTTGTAATGCGTTGTTTTTTACCAAAGTACCGCTTCGTCCTTTAGTAGCAGAAGGCGCGGGGCTCAGTATTAAAGCATTATTCAAGTTGAAAAGCTTCTGGTTATTTCTTGGTTTGATGGTTTGTGCTGGTGCAAGTGAGCAGTCGGTTAGTCAATGGGCCTCAACTTTTGCTGAAAAAGGGTTGCACGTTTCAAAAGTGGTGGGAGATTTAGCTGGCCCTTTATTATTTGCTTTTATGATGGGACTATCCCGTATTTTTTATGGGAAATATGGTCATAAATTAGCGTTGCAGCGTTTTATGACGATCAGTGGTATTTTATGTGTGGCATCGTATTTGTTAATCGGTCTTTCCACCAGTGCGCCTTTTGGCTTTTTGGGTTGTGCATTAAGTGGTTTGGCAGTGGGCATTATGTGGCCGGGCACGTTTAGTTTGACGGCCAGAACGATTCCAAATGGCGGCACAGCTTTATTTGCCTATTTAGCTTTGGCGGGAGATCTGGGCTGTTCCATCGGGCCAACGGTAGTGGGCTTTGTTTCTGCGGCGGCGGACAATCAACTGCGGTTTGGTATTTTAGGTGGCATTATTTTTCCTGTTGGTTTAGTGGTTGGCGTCTATTTATTAAGGCAAATGTACCGACGGCGAAAGTTGATTGTCTTGCAAGATTAA
- the radA gene encoding DNA repair protein RadA, which yields MAKKPKVQFECQHCGYISPKYLGKCPNCGSWNSMVEVVIQDTTDRRVRTSLTGEKTKPTKIADVIPKKEPRVKTKLAELNRVLGGGVVPGSMVLIGGDPGIGKSTLLLQVSQQLAESGGKVLYVSGEESAEQIKMRAERLGSINTEFYLYAETDMHEISRAIENLAPDYVIIDSIQTMTQPDVTSVAGSVSQVRETTAELLKIAKSNGIAIFIVGHVTKEGSIAGPRMLEHMVDTVLYFEGEKHHTFRILRAVKNRFGSTNEIGIFEMHEDGLHEVANPSQVFLEERLAGATGSAIVVAMEGSRPILVEIQALVTPTMFGNAKRTTTGLDFNRVSLIMAVLEKRAGLLLQNQDAYLKAAGGVKLNEPAIDLAVAVAIASSYKEKGTSPTECFIGEIGLTGEIRRVSNIEQRVKEVQKLGFTKVYLPKNNLSGWDAPKGIQVVGVATLAETLKKVFS from the coding sequence GTGGCTAAAAAGCCAAAAGTCCAATTTGAATGTCAACATTGCGGCTATATCTCACCAAAATATCTCGGGAAATGTCCCAATTGCGGTAGTTGGAATTCAATGGTGGAAGTGGTCATCCAAGATACAACAGATCGCCGCGTGCGTACCAGTTTAACTGGTGAGAAAACGAAACCTACGAAAATTGCCGATGTTATTCCGAAAAAAGAACCGCGGGTTAAAACGAAATTAGCAGAATTAAACCGTGTTTTAGGTGGCGGTGTGGTACCGGGCTCGATGGTGTTAATCGGCGGGGACCCCGGTATTGGGAAATCAACGTTGCTCTTGCAAGTTTCGCAGCAGTTGGCAGAATCAGGTGGCAAAGTGTTATATGTTTCCGGTGAAGAAAGTGCCGAGCAAATAAAAATGCGGGCCGAACGTTTGGGCTCCATTAACACCGAATTTTATTTGTACGCGGAAACAGATATGCACGAAATTTCCCGCGCGATTGAAAATTTAGCCCCAGATTATGTCATCATCGACTCGATTCAAACTATGACACAGCCCGACGTGACCAGTGTGGCCGGAAGTGTTTCGCAAGTGCGGGAAACAACGGCTGAATTGTTAAAAATCGCTAAGTCCAATGGTATTGCTATTTTTATTGTTGGTCACGTGACAAAAGAAGGCTCCATTGCCGGGCCCAGAATGTTAGAGCATATGGTGGATACCGTTTTGTATTTTGAAGGCGAAAAGCATCACACGTTCCGCATTTTGCGGGCCGTAAAAAATCGTTTTGGTTCCACCAATGAAATTGGTATTTTTGAAATGCATGAAGATGGCTTGCATGAAGTGGCCAATCCTTCCCAAGTTTTCTTGGAGGAGCGTTTGGCGGGCGCCACAGGTTCTGCGATTGTGGTAGCGATGGAAGGCAGTCGTCCAATTTTAGTTGAAATTCAAGCACTGGTCACACCGACGATGTTTGGCAATGCCAAGCGCACCACTACCGGACTGGATTTCAATCGCGTTTCCTTAATCATGGCTGTTTTAGAAAAACGCGCCGGACTATTGTTGCAAAATCAAGATGCCTACTTGAAAGCCGCCGGTGGTGTGAAATTAAATGAACCAGCCATTGATTTGGCTGTTGCAGTAGCAATTGCATCTAGCTACAAGGAAAAAGGCACCAGCCCAACGGAATGTTTTATTGGTGAGATTGGTTTAACCGGTGAAATTAGACGGGTATCCAATATTGAACAGCGGGTCAAAGAAGTACAAAAGCTGGGCTTTACCAAAGTTTACTTGCCTAAAAATAATTTAAGCGGTTGGGATGCACCAAAAGGTATTCAAGTTGTCGGTGTTGCAACACTGGCAGAAACATTAAAAAAAGTTTTTAGTTAA
- a CDS encoding dCTP deaminase/dUTPase family protein — MRTRGFEVVSHFLDQDISLPKRATNHAAGYDFEAAQDVVIPSIWHEGLVSGLKALKAAKDGGKFLKPILVPTGIKAYMGQEEFLQLANRSSNPLKRFLVLTNGVGVIDSDYYDNPDNEGHIMFQFTNFGLADVVIKKGERIGQGIFLPFLKADQDDTAAVRTGGFGSSNK; from the coding sequence TTGCGTACACGAGGTTTTGAAGTAGTTTCACATTTTTTAGATCAAGATATTTCCTTGCCAAAGCGGGCAACCAATCATGCGGCAGGTTATGATTTTGAAGCGGCCCAAGATGTTGTTATTCCAAGTATTTGGCACGAAGGTTTAGTAAGCGGGCTAAAAGCTTTGAAAGCTGCTAAAGATGGCGGCAAATTTTTGAAGCCTATTTTAGTTCCGACCGGAATTAAGGCTTACATGGGACAAGAAGAATTTTTACAGTTGGCTAATCGTTCTAGCAATCCGTTAAAACGCTTTTTGGTTTTAACCAATGGTGTCGGGGTTATTGATAGTGATTACTATGATAATCCTGATAATGAAGGGCATATTATGTTTCAATTCACTAACTTTGGTCTAGCGGATGTCGTGATTAAAAAAGGCGAGCGAATTGGGCAGGGGATTTTCTTGCCATTTCTAAAAGCTGACCAAGATGACACTGCAGCTGTGCGTACGGGTGGTTTTGGTTCATCAAATAAGTAA
- the proB gene encoding glutamate 5-kinase, which translates to MEREFLKTAQRIVIKIGTSSLIYPNGNINLAGIDQLAFVLTDLKNRDKEVVLVSSGAIGVGMNKLHLKERPATIPEQQAAAAVGQAELMNIYNQRFLTYSQQTAQVLLTRDIVEFPESRKNVVNTLEQLLKMGIIPIINENDTVAIDELDHQTKFGDNDQLSAIVTQLVKGDLLVMLSDIDGFYSGNPAKNKNAILFHTIHEITPEIWDFAGDKGSKFGTGGMISKLNAAKRILATDSAMVLANGQKPQVIFDILAGKQIGTLFCRA; encoded by the coding sequence ATGGAACGTGAATTTTTAAAAACCGCTCAGCGGATTGTCATTAAAATCGGTACCAGCTCCCTGATTTATCCCAACGGCAATATTAATTTAGCTGGCATTGATCAATTGGCTTTTGTTTTAACGGACTTAAAAAATAGAGACAAAGAAGTCGTCTTGGTTTCTTCTGGCGCAATCGGCGTGGGGATGAATAAGCTTCACCTAAAAGAACGCCCCGCCACAATTCCAGAACAACAGGCCGCAGCCGCGGTGGGGCAAGCAGAATTGATGAACATTTACAATCAGCGTTTTTTGACCTACAGCCAGCAGACCGCCCAAGTGTTACTAACCCGAGACATTGTCGAATTTCCCGAAAGTCGCAAAAATGTGGTCAACACCTTGGAACAGCTCTTAAAAATGGGGATTATTCCCATCATCAACGAAAACGATACTGTCGCTATTGATGAATTGGATCATCAAACCAAATTTGGTGATAACGACCAGCTTTCAGCCATTGTAACCCAGCTTGTTAAAGGGGACTTATTGGTGATGCTGTCTGATATTGACGGATTTTATTCTGGCAACCCTGCAAAAAATAAAAACGCGATTTTATTTCATACCATCCACGAAATAACACCGGAAATTTGGGATTTCGCTGGTGATAAGGGCTCGAAATTCGGCACTGGCGGTATGATCAGTAAATTAAATGCTGCAAAGCGAATTTTAGCCACTGACAGTGCCATGGTTTTGGCTAACGGCCAGAAACCACAAGTTATTTTCGATATTTTAGCCGGCAAGCAAATCGGCACGCTTTTTTGCCGGGCCTAA
- a CDS encoding MFS transporter, which produces MSKYQRKVLVSTSAGIALENMDIMFLSFSLSTMITTFGITGTQAGFISTITNLGMLVGGIIFGILADKFGRVKVFSQTVIIFSLASVLMFFASNIYLVYLFRFIAGIGAGGEYGACMSLISETFSKKHLGRATSTAAIGAQVGAILAAVLASLIIPLLGWKMLYVIGVIPVLLVLDIRKGLKEPESFAASHKDKSAGKFSLLFADKATAWQTVGLSLMVTVQIAGYFGLMNWLPSIMQKQLHLSVSGSSLWMISTILGMCLGMMTFGTVMDKLGPRLAYGVFLICSSASVFLIVLAHDKWTLLAAAVIVGYFINGMYGGYGAIISSLYPTTIRATANNFIMNVGRAIGGFSSVVIGFLMDHYSLVTVIVFLSVIYLLSLAVMLTLPGLKAMHSQATAPEH; this is translated from the coding sequence ATGTCAAAATATCAACGAAAAGTATTGGTTTCTACCTCAGCGGGGATTGCTCTAGAAAACATGGATATCATGTTTTTATCCTTCTCCTTGTCGACTATGATTACAACTTTTGGCATCACAGGCACCCAAGCTGGCTTTATCTCTACGATTACCAATCTTGGTATGTTAGTAGGGGGTATTATTTTCGGTATTTTAGCCGACAAATTTGGTCGCGTTAAAGTTTTCTCGCAAACCGTTATTATTTTTTCGTTAGCTTCGGTATTAATGTTTTTTGCTTCAAATATTTATCTCGTTTATCTTTTCCGTTTTATTGCTGGCATTGGTGCCGGTGGTGAATACGGCGCTTGTATGTCACTTATTTCAGAGACTTTTTCAAAGAAACATCTGGGACGCGCAACCTCAACAGCTGCAATTGGCGCGCAAGTAGGGGCTATTTTGGCCGCCGTTTTAGCTTCTCTTATCATTCCACTGCTAGGTTGGAAAATGCTATACGTGATTGGGGTTATCCCTGTTCTTTTGGTTTTGGATATTCGCAAAGGGCTAAAAGAACCAGAATCATTTGCGGCGAGTCACAAAGATAAAAGCGCAGGAAAATTCTCACTTCTTTTTGCTGACAAAGCAACAGCCTGGCAAACAGTTGGTTTAAGTTTAATGGTCACAGTACAAATTGCTGGTTATTTTGGTTTAATGAACTGGCTGCCTTCTATTATGCAAAAGCAGCTGCACTTGTCTGTTTCTGGTTCTTCTTTGTGGATGATTAGTACAATTTTAGGCATGTGTCTGGGGATGATGACCTTTGGCACGGTGATGGATAAATTAGGGCCGCGTTTAGCCTATGGCGTATTTTTGATTTGCTCGTCTGCTTCCGTCTTTTTAATTGTTTTAGCCCACGATAAATGGACGCTACTAGCAGCGGCGGTAATTGTCGGCTACTTCATTAATGGCATGTACGGCGGTTATGGTGCGATTATCAGTAGCTTATATCCGACCACGATTCGGGCGACAGCCAATAATTTCATCATGAACGTTGGGCGGGCAATTGGTGGTTTTTCATCGGTTGTAATTGGCTTTTTGATGGATCACTATTCCTTGGTGACCGTGATTGTTTTCTTGTCGGTCATCTATTTGCTTAGTTTAGCCGTGATGCTGACGTTACCAGGCTTAAAAGCCATGCATTCACAAGCAACAGCACCAGAACATTAA
- a CDS encoding DUF4809 family protein — protein MKAVITSEEFYTQGGCNACQPFTMATYDLTFEDGTITSLEELDMASLMMALAQKNQWRQSYVEDDFDDILIYQKGDRKIAVKETPRKITFQTQKEKKTFDKKNCDLTALFAQVNEISTGLFNLEKTEFEVKPLEK, from the coding sequence ATGAAAGCAGTAATCACCAGCGAAGAGTTTTATACCCAAGGAGGCTGTAATGCTTGTCAGCCTTTTACCATGGCGACGTATGATTTAACTTTTGAAGATGGCACGATCACCTCGTTAGAAGAATTGGACATGGCTTCTTTAATGATGGCGTTGGCGCAAAAAAACCAGTGGCGGCAAAGCTATGTAGAGGATGATTTTGACGATATCCTAATTTATCAAAAAGGCGATAGGAAAATTGCGGTCAAAGAAACACCGCGAAAAATCACCTTTCAAACTCAGAAAGAAAAGAAAACTTTCGATAAAAAAAACTGCGATCTAACGGCTTTATTTGCTCAAGTCAACGAGATCTCTACCGGGCTTTTCAATTTGGAAAAAACAGAATTTGAAGTGAAGCCTTTAGAAAAATAA
- a CDS encoding helix-turn-helix domain-containing protein → MLKKIITEKDLHRQIRLLEQLLQQPQVTAKKLAQHIDTTERTVFADLQIMRENLPANWQIETDSAGIALKPQKDALTNELWEVFLPHSISVQFIKALLFQPDLAVKPFLRQTGVSYETLKRHTRKVNTALKDYHLQIKLTSTQATFLGAESSIRLFYHRLLVPFTHNNYFFVDYAVHESHYFDFLNHVSKAQIKAETEEIFGVCWFFINTIRNKAGCAINQISFQTDPLFSLYIPLLKDLYQKEGVYLQQNELFFAFFCFLESWNYNNTFGVKLKKTLQENYANLRTTIKEFVQQLALKLQEPSLKDTLLAENLLLLLLKYDESPELSAQFESDYQKALPKQITATTNLYQENLALLHQHTNGLPAKKEPAYLLHLMALLQQQALFSLDKKTQTLYFLFQSEPAWKTFVEQELNDYLGKRIILKTIEVTDLKILNFGIKDLIVSNFPLDKAPLPVFYISTTPTKNELRQLAELTYESYL, encoded by the coding sequence ATGTTAAAAAAGATTATTACTGAAAAGGACTTGCACCGCCAAATTCGGCTATTGGAGCAGTTACTCCAGCAGCCGCAAGTCACTGCTAAAAAATTGGCACAGCACATTGACACGACTGAGCGAACTGTTTTTGCCGATTTACAAATCATGCGGGAAAATTTACCGGCCAATTGGCAAATTGAAACAGATAGTGCAGGCATCGCCTTAAAACCTCAAAAAGACGCCTTAACAAATGAGCTGTGGGAAGTTTTCTTGCCTCATTCCATTAGTGTGCAATTCATTAAAGCACTGTTGTTTCAGCCTGATTTAGCCGTCAAACCTTTTTTGCGCCAGACCGGTGTCTCCTATGAAACGCTAAAACGTCATACGCGTAAAGTAAACACCGCTTTAAAGGATTATCACTTACAAATTAAATTGACTAGTACACAGGCCACTTTTCTGGGAGCAGAAAGTAGTATTCGCCTTTTTTATCACCGTCTCTTAGTCCCTTTTACCCATAATAATTATTTCTTTGTCGATTATGCTGTCCACGAAAGTCATTATTTTGATTTTTTAAATCACGTTTCAAAAGCCCAGATCAAGGCTGAAACAGAAGAAATTTTTGGTGTTTGCTGGTTTTTCATTAACACAATTCGCAATAAAGCGGGCTGTGCCATTAATCAAATTTCTTTTCAAACCGATCCCTTATTTTCCCTTTATATACCCTTGTTAAAAGATCTTTATCAAAAAGAAGGGGTCTATTTGCAACAAAATGAATTATTTTTTGCTTTTTTCTGCTTTTTGGAAAGCTGGAATTATAACAATACCTTTGGTGTGAAGCTAAAGAAAACATTGCAAGAAAACTACGCGAATTTAAGAACAACTATAAAAGAATTCGTGCAGCAATTAGCCTTAAAATTACAAGAACCATCCCTAAAAGATACTTTATTAGCAGAAAACTTGCTACTATTGCTTCTAAAATATGACGAATCCCCTGAATTATCCGCTCAGTTTGAATCAGATTATCAAAAAGCACTGCCAAAACAAATAACAGCAACTACTAATTTGTACCAAGAAAATTTAGCTTTGCTACACCAACACACAAATGGATTGCCCGCAAAAAAAGAACCGGCCTACCTGCTTCATTTAATGGCTCTTTTGCAACAACAGGCTCTTTTTTCACTGGATAAAAAAACGCAAACGCTTTATTTTCTTTTCCAAAGTGAGCCGGCTTGGAAAACCTTTGTGGAACAAGAACTCAATGACTATTTAGGCAAGCGTATTATTTTAAAAACCATTGAAGTAACAGATTTAAAGATCTTAAACTTTGGGATTAAAGATTTGATTGTTTCTAACTTTCCTTTAGATAAAGCGCCACTGCCGGTTTTTTATATCTCAACTACCCCAACCAAAAATGAGCTCCGCCAATTAGCCGAGCTCACTTATGAAAGTTATTTATAG